A genomic region of Bosea sp. 124 contains the following coding sequences:
- a CDS encoding cold-shock protein: MSTGTVKWFNETKGYGFITPDQGGSDVFVHISAVERSGMRGLNEGQKISYDLEADRKTGKSSAVNLKTA, translated from the coding sequence GTGAGCACGGGTACCGTGAAGTGGTTCAACGAGACCAAGGGCTACGGATTCATCACGCCTGACCAGGGCGGCAGCGATGTCTTCGTGCATATCAGCGCGGTCGAGCGCTCGGGCATGCGCGGCCTGAACGAAGGTCAGAAGATCAGCTACGATCTCGAGGCCGATCGCAAAACCGGCAAGTCCTCGGCGGTCAATCTCAAGACGGCCTGA